A genomic segment from Flavobacterium inviolabile encodes:
- a CDS encoding vWA domain-containing protein: protein MQFKHPEILYFLFLLVIPILVHLFQLRRFKKEYFTNVRFLKELSIQTRKSSQLKKWLLLCTRLLLLACLVLAFAQPYFDAKDAKNTGNEMIIILDNSFSMQAKGNRGELLKRAVQDLLENTSDNQRFSLVTNTEAFWDTDIKSIQKELQTLPYSSTPFQLDFLLSKVAAKKHNVPKDIVVITDAIAQDAKSADKLDDKTPAYFIIPKAENKTNVSIDKVSISQHLDNFYEIKVDVTAYGDYENELPMAVYNGKNLTAKTVVKFDTAQKSVHFTLPKKDFHGYVAIEDNSLNYDNTYYFSISKPEKSNVIAIGENAKNAFLSRIYTADEFNYKSEELNSVDYNALDKQDAIILNELKDIPQSLQTTLKAFYDKGGNIVLIPAADGSAQNLTTFLGNFGGLKMNPLQTAEKQITKIAFSHPLYQTVFEKKTDNFQYPKVNSSFGLGGNPAAILSYDDQTPFLGSQTNKIGTLYLFSAPINKTNSNFQNSPLIVPTFYNMAQNNQKSGITEFTIGDNKSMILDVLLSKDEVVTVQNETSDFIPMQQILNNKIKLSFGDYPEQSGNYSLTKNKTVLKNISFNHARTESDLSLQNDNLFDKYTKVDSIATVFNDIHSTRTASEAWKYFIIATLLFLLLELLIQKFVK from the coding sequence ATGCAATTCAAACATCCTGAAATTCTGTATTTCCTCTTTCTATTGGTAATACCAATTCTGGTTCATTTGTTTCAATTGCGTCGTTTTAAGAAAGAATACTTCACAAACGTACGTTTCCTAAAAGAACTCAGCATACAAACCCGTAAAAGCTCCCAACTGAAAAAGTGGCTTTTATTGTGTACCCGTTTGTTACTGCTCGCCTGTCTGGTACTGGCTTTCGCTCAGCCTTATTTTGATGCCAAAGACGCTAAAAATACCGGAAATGAAATGATTATCATACTCGATAATTCTTTTTCCATGCAGGCAAAAGGAAACCGGGGTGAACTCTTAAAAAGAGCCGTTCAGGATCTTTTGGAAAACACATCCGACAACCAGCGTTTTTCGCTCGTTACCAATACCGAAGCTTTCTGGGATACCGATATTAAATCCATCCAGAAAGAACTGCAGACATTACCGTACAGTTCCACACCGTTCCAGCTGGACTTTTTACTAAGTAAAGTAGCCGCTAAAAAACACAATGTTCCGAAAGACATTGTGGTAATCACCGATGCTATTGCTCAGGATGCAAAAAGTGCAGACAAACTGGACGATAAAACACCCGCCTATTTTATCATTCCAAAAGCGGAAAACAAAACCAACGTTAGTATTGATAAGGTTTCAATCAGCCAGCATCTGGATAACTTTTATGAAATTAAAGTAGACGTAACCGCTTACGGTGACTATGAAAACGAATTGCCGATGGCTGTTTATAACGGAAAAAACCTGACGGCTAAAACGGTTGTAAAATTCGATACTGCTCAAAAATCGGTTCACTTTACACTGCCTAAAAAGGATTTTCACGGGTATGTCGCCATTGAAGACAACAGTCTGAACTATGACAATACCTATTATTTCAGCATTTCCAAACCGGAAAAATCGAATGTGATCGCTATAGGCGAAAATGCTAAAAATGCATTCCTGTCCCGAATTTATACTGCAGATGAGTTTAATTACAAAAGCGAGGAACTGAACAGTGTAGATTACAACGCACTGGACAAACAGGATGCCATTATCCTGAACGAACTAAAAGACATTCCGCAGTCGTTACAAACCACCTTAAAAGCTTTTTACGATAAAGGCGGTAATATTGTCCTGATTCCTGCTGCTGACGGTTCGGCACAAAACCTGACCACTTTCTTAGGGAATTTCGGAGGACTAAAAATGAATCCGCTGCAAACGGCCGAAAAACAAATTACCAAAATCGCTTTCAGCCATCCGCTATACCAAACTGTTTTTGAAAAGAAAACCGATAATTTCCAATACCCGAAAGTTAACAGCTCTTTCGGACTGGGCGGAAATCCGGCAGCGATACTCAGCTATGATGACCAGACACCGTTCCTGGGTTCGCAGACCAACAAAATCGGAACCCTGTACCTGTTTAGCGCTCCTATCAACAAAACAAACAGTAATTTCCAGAATTCCCCGCTGATTGTGCCTACTTTTTACAATATGGCACAAAACAATCAGAAATCCGGTATCACGGAATTTACCATCGGCGACAATAAAAGCATGATCCTGGATGTTTTATTATCCAAGGACGAAGTGGTAACCGTACAGAATGAAACTTCGGATTTTATCCCGATGCAGCAAATCCTGAACAATAAAATAAAACTGTCCTTTGGCGACTATCCGGAACAATCCGGCAATTACAGCCTGACCAAAAACAAAACAGTTTTAAAAAATATCAGCTTTAATCATGCCCGTACCGAAAGTGATCTGAGCTTACAAAACGACAACTTATTCGATAAATATACCAAAGTGGATTCTATTGCTACTGTTTTTAACGATATCCATTCGACAAGAACAGCCAGCGAAGCCTGGAAGTATTTTATCATCGCAACACTACTATTTTTATTATTAGAACTACTGATCCAAAAATTCGTAAAATGA
- a CDS encoding DEAD/DEAH box helicase, translating to MTTFEQFNLPKSLQKAIDDLGLTTPTPIQEKSFPVIMSGRDMMGIAQTGTGKTFAYLLPILKQWKFSPTHTPKVVIIVPTRELVVQVAEEVEKLTRYMSVRVLGVYGGVNINTQKKAVYEGIDFLVATPGRLMDLALDNVVRFDEMQKLVIDEFDEILNLGFRFQITSILAMMKPKRQNILFSATMTEEVDELLDDYFDFPEEVSLAQSGTPLEKIKQLAYHVPNFLTKVNLLKHLLTADESLERILVFVNNKRVADILMEHLEEDFPEQFGVIHSNKSQNYRLNTMAKFQEGELRGIVTTDIMARGLDISDITHVINMQFSEVPEQYIHRIGRTGRADKDGIAISIIAPKEEEFQVEAELLMEQELEMLPIPEGVKIEEKKLEFEKEQQKVKFLMKKVKLDGGGAFHEKTDKNKKVNLGGPGKRTPRKTKPRNRGVEKTRAAKKKKK from the coding sequence ATGACCACTTTTGAGCAATTCAATCTTCCAAAATCCCTGCAAAAAGCTATAGACGATTTAGGGTTAACAACACCTACTCCTATTCAGGAAAAATCTTTCCCGGTGATTATGTCAGGACGTGATATGATGGGAATTGCCCAAACCGGTACCGGTAAAACGTTTGCCTATTTACTTCCGATCTTAAAACAATGGAAGTTTTCGCCAACGCATACCCCTAAAGTAGTCATCATTGTTCCTACCCGTGAATTAGTGGTTCAGGTAGCCGAAGAAGTCGAAAAACTAACCCGATACATGTCGGTTCGGGTTTTGGGTGTTTACGGAGGTGTAAACATCAACACCCAGAAAAAAGCCGTTTATGAAGGAATTGATTTCCTGGTAGCCACTCCGGGACGTTTAATGGATCTGGCTTTAGACAATGTGGTTCGTTTTGACGAAATGCAAAAACTGGTTATTGATGAATTTGATGAGATCCTGAATTTAGGATTCCGCTTCCAGATTACATCCATCCTGGCGATGATGAAACCCAAACGTCAGAATATCCTGTTCTCGGCAACCATGACCGAAGAAGTGGATGAGCTTTTGGACGATTATTTTGATTTCCCGGAAGAAGTATCGCTGGCACAATCCGGAACACCTCTGGAAAAGATTAAACAATTAGCTTACCATGTGCCGAACTTCCTGACGAAAGTTAACCTTTTAAAGCATTTACTAACTGCCGATGAAAGCCTGGAACGCATCCTGGTTTTTGTGAATAATAAAAGAGTAGCCGATATTTTAATGGAACATCTGGAAGAAGATTTCCCGGAACAATTTGGCGTTATTCACTCCAATAAATCCCAGAACTATCGTTTGAACACGATGGCAAAATTCCAGGAAGGCGAATTACGCGGTATTGTCACTACCGATATTATGGCGCGTGGATTGGATATTTCCGATATTACCCACGTGATCAACATGCAGTTTTCGGAAGTTCCCGAACAATATATCCACAGAATCGGTCGTACCGGACGTGCAGACAAAGATGGTATTGCCATTAGCATCATCGCGCCGAAAGAAGAAGAATTCCAGGTGGAAGCCGAATTATTAATGGAGCAGGAACTGGAAATGTTACCGATTCCGGAAGGCGTTAAAATTGAAGAGAAAAAACTGGAATTTGAAAAAGAGCAGCAAAAAGTTAAATTCCTGATGAAAAAGGTGAAGCTTGACGGTGGCGGTGCTTTTCATGAAAAAACAGATAAAAACAAAAAAGTAAATCTTGGTGGTCCCGGAAAACGTACTCCGCGAAAAACCAAACCAAGAAACCGCGGGGTGGAAAAAACCAGAGCGGCCAAAAAGAAAAAGAAATAA
- a CDS encoding nuclear transport factor 2 family protein — MYSAEIIPVQKVLTLYFEGIFDGDVQKLKAIFHPNAMLFGDIEGHVFYKSLDDYLVTVKNRRSPSELEEKFEMEIIGIEIIGNNAIAKLHVPMLGYNYYDFLSLSKINNEWLIVNKLYTHVKQ, encoded by the coding sequence ATGTATTCAGCAGAAATAATCCCGGTTCAAAAGGTACTCACCTTATATTTTGAAGGTATATTTGATGGTGATGTGCAAAAACTGAAAGCAATATTTCACCCCAATGCCATGCTGTTTGGTGACATTGAAGGTCACGTGTTCTATAAATCCTTAGACGATTATTTGGTAACCGTTAAAAACAGAAGAAGTCCGAGCGAATTAGAAGAAAAATTCGAAATGGAAATCATTGGTATAGAAATCATCGGCAATAATGCCATTGCAAAGCTCCATGTCCCGATGCTGGGATACAATTATTACGATTTTCTGTCGCTCTCCAAGATCAACAACGAATGGTTAATAGTCAACAAATTATACACTCATGTAAAACAGTGA
- a CDS encoding helix-turn-helix transcriptional regulator has translation MEIKLPDNEKALWILKTQGSLPLNIVAKELNVTTEGARFQMLRLAGEGLVAATTESKGRGRPQQIWALTASGHGRFPDRHAELTVKLIQKTKEILGESALDAVIEAYSKESRSKYLHAVEGINELEDRIRILAQIRNSEGYMAGYTQEEDGFILFENHCPICAAATICQGFCKSELETFRAILGDTVTVTRIDHVLTGAQRCAYKITL, from the coding sequence ATGGAAATAAAATTGCCGGATAATGAAAAAGCCTTGTGGATCCTGAAAACTCAGGGCTCCCTTCCTTTGAATATAGTAGCAAAAGAACTGAATGTCACCACGGAAGGTGCCCGTTTTCAAATGCTGCGATTAGCCGGTGAAGGTTTGGTTGCCGCCACTACCGAATCGAAAGGAAGAGGCAGGCCGCAGCAAATCTGGGCGTTAACCGCTTCCGGTCACGGGCGTTTTCCGGACAGGCATGCCGAACTAACGGTAAAATTAATTCAGAAAACAAAGGAAATACTTGGTGAAAGTGCCCTCGATGCCGTTATTGAAGCCTATAGCAAAGAAAGCCGCAGCAAATACCTGCATGCCGTGGAAGGTATAAACGAACTGGAAGACCGGATCAGGATACTGGCACAGATTCGCAACAGCGAAGGTTATATGGCCGGTTACACACAGGAGGAAGACGGTTTTATACTATTCGAAAACCATTGCCCCATTTGCGCTGCCGCCACAATATGCCAGGGATTCTGCAAATCGGAACTGGAAACCTTCCGGGCCATACTTGGCGATACCGTAACCGTTACCCGTATCGATCACGTATTAACCGGTGCCCAGCGGTGTGCGTATAAAATCACCCTATAA
- a CDS encoding DUF2480 family protein has translation MSDKTIVNKVTASGILRLDLLQYQPDVVFADFDIKNYLFQELALIEKEFRIAMEAIDWEAYQGKAVSVYCSVDAIVPQWVYMLVAARLKPYAFSVIFGSEKEHYIKLWENRLLQADLTGYEGEKVTFRASEHIPEALYITATNVLAGKVASLMYGEPGLPKMIRKY, from the coding sequence ATGTCGGATAAAACAATTGTAAATAAAGTAACGGCATCGGGTATTCTGCGATTGGATTTATTGCAGTACCAGCCGGATGTGGTGTTTGCTGATTTTGATATCAAAAACTATCTGTTTCAGGAGCTGGCGCTGATCGAAAAAGAATTCCGCATTGCGATGGAAGCAATCGATTGGGAAGCATATCAGGGAAAAGCGGTTTCGGTTTACTGTTCTGTTGATGCCATAGTACCGCAATGGGTATATATGCTTGTTGCGGCAAGGCTTAAGCCGTATGCCTTTTCGGTAATATTTGGTTCGGAAAAGGAACATTATATAAAACTATGGGAAAACAGGCTGTTGCAGGCCGATTTAACCGGATATGAAGGAGAAAAGGTGACTTTCAGGGCAAGCGAACACATACCGGAAGCGCTTTATATCACAGCAACGAATGTATTAGCCGGTAAGGTTGCCAGCCTTATGTACGGAGAACCCGGATTACCGAAAATGATCCGGAAATATTAA
- a CDS encoding NADPH-dependent FMN reductase, which produces MNVLIFNGALERRTTATSHKIADYFKESFEANGAGVTVFNLPDSGIPLFDVTISGVPKSVELMANTFRNADVHIWLTPLYHGGMTGVMKNCLDWLEVSAKEHSPYLTDKTIGLVCWAEGGHAVQGINNMDAVAKSLRAWTLPYSVPLIRKAIYDGDGAFSEESLQKFNQMIKLLLNSKLAGK; this is translated from the coding sequence ATGAATGTATTGATATTTAACGGCGCATTGGAACGCAGAACCACTGCCACCTCACATAAAATAGCGGATTATTTTAAAGAAAGTTTCGAAGCTAACGGAGCCGGAGTAACGGTGTTTAATTTACCCGATTCCGGAATTCCGCTTTTTGATGTTACGATCAGCGGCGTACCGAAGTCGGTGGAACTAATGGCCAATACGTTTCGCAATGCCGATGTGCATATCTGGCTGACACCGCTGTATCATGGCGGCATGACCGGAGTAATGAAAAACTGTCTTGACTGGCTGGAAGTAAGTGCCAAAGAGCACAGTCCGTATTTAACCGATAAAACCATCGGTTTGGTTTGCTGGGCAGAAGGTGGTCATGCGGTGCAGGGCATCAACAATATGGACGCGGTGGCGAAATCACTGCGCGCCTGGACGCTGCCGTACAGCGTTCCGTTAATTCGTAAGGCAATATACGATGGCGACGGAGCCTTCTCGGAAGAAAGCCTTCAAAAATTTAATCAAATGATCAAATTGCTGCTCAATAGTAAATTAGCAGGGAAATAA
- a CDS encoding ankyrin repeat domain-containing protein has protein sequence MNITMKQLFIASITFASFTLQAQNNVFLERSYWKKNPDVTQIKAEIAKGSNPSQLNANAFDPVVFAIVEDTANDAVKFLLEQKGNDVNKLTHDGRTYIFWAAYRGNTDLMEYLLARGAKTNVLDDHGYTYLNFAAANGQSNTKVYDLALKNGANLKKDLDHDGANALLLIAPHDKDFTLINYFIGKGLDIKSTDANGNTAFNYAARTGNITTLKRLLEKGVTFNDNAMIFASQGTRSTANTLELYQYLESLKIKPTAVSKNGQNALHAIVRKDKQEDIIKYFIEKGVDINQADHDGTTAFMNAAMANSDVAVINLLAASVKNINQVNKKGISALALAVRSNTPEVVRLLIQKGADVNVADANGDNLAYYLIQSYNPQKAEAFEAKLKALEEKGFKVATPQKNGNTLYHLAVAKNDLSLIKLVERYKVDVNAKNKEGMTALHKAAMTAQDAAILKHLMALGAKKDAVTEFKETAYDLASENEALTKNKIAIDFLK, from the coding sequence ATGAATATAACAATGAAACAGCTCTTTATCGCTTCGATAACGTTCGCATCATTCACCTTACAGGCCCAGAATAATGTTTTCCTGGAAAGATCGTACTGGAAGAAAAATCCGGATGTAACGCAGATAAAAGCGGAAATAGCAAAAGGGAGCAACCCTTCACAGCTTAATGCCAATGCTTTCGATCCGGTTGTTTTTGCAATAGTTGAAGATACTGCAAACGATGCCGTAAAATTCCTGTTGGAACAAAAAGGAAATGATGTTAACAAGCTGACGCATGACGGTCGTACCTATATTTTCTGGGCGGCTTACAGAGGGAATACGGATTTAATGGAATACCTTTTAGCCAGAGGTGCCAAAACCAATGTACTGGACGATCACGGGTATACATACCTGAATTTTGCAGCAGCAAACGGTCAGTCCAATACCAAAGTATACGACCTGGCACTTAAAAACGGAGCGAATCTTAAAAAGGATCTGGACCATGATGGCGCGAATGCTTTATTGCTGATCGCACCACACGATAAAGATTTTACGTTGATTAACTACTTTATCGGAAAAGGACTGGATATTAAAAGTACCGATGCAAACGGGAATACAGCTTTTAACTATGCGGCGAGAACCGGAAACATCACAACTTTAAAACGCTTACTTGAAAAAGGGGTTACTTTTAACGATAATGCCATGATCTTTGCCAGCCAGGGTACGAGAAGCACTGCCAATACACTGGAATTATACCAGTATCTGGAAAGCTTAAAAATCAAACCTACGGCTGTTTCGAAAAACGGACAAAACGCGTTGCATGCTATTGTTCGTAAAGACAAACAGGAGGACATCATCAAATATTTTATTGAAAAAGGTGTTGATATCAACCAGGCAGACCATGACGGAACAACAGCCTTTATGAATGCAGCTATGGCAAACAGTGATGTAGCGGTAATTAATCTATTGGCAGCGTCCGTAAAAAATATCAACCAGGTTAATAAAAAAGGAATATCTGCTTTGGCTTTAGCCGTTCGCAGCAACACACCGGAAGTGGTACGTTTGTTAATTCAGAAAGGTGCCGATGTAAACGTTGCCGATGCTAACGGTGACAACCTGGCTTACTATTTGATCCAGTCGTACAATCCGCAAAAAGCAGAAGCTTTTGAAGCAAAACTGAAAGCACTGGAAGAAAAAGGATTTAAGGTAGCGACACCGCAAAAGAACGGAAATACATTATACCATCTGGCTGTAGCTAAAAATGATTTATCTTTAATTAAATTAGTAGAGCGTTACAAAGTGGACGTTAATGCTAAAAATAAAGAAGGAATGACCGCTTTGCACAAGGCAGCCATGACGGCTCAGGATGCTGCTATTTTAAAACACCTGATGGCTTTGGGTGCTAAAAAAGATGCGGTTACCGAGTTTAAAGAAACGGCTTATGATTTAGCTTCCGAAAATGAAGCGCTTACAAAAAACAAGATTGCAATTGACTTTTTAAAATAA
- a CDS encoding DUF2271 domain-containing protein: MKNLYKIVLVLALTLCSGMNMMAQKGGSTKYKCMVQMTNYPGEGAYIVVSLIDPKGAYEKTLYVMGSDKKWYKDIKEWYKFHSKKPSNISAITGASLSGGERSVTVLELEDSKINSGYSLRFETAVENQEYKVKDIEFPLTTENVSGKNDGTGYIRYVRLSPN, encoded by the coding sequence ATGAAAAACCTTTATAAAATAGTATTGGTACTGGCGCTGACACTTTGCTCCGGAATGAACATGATGGCGCAGAAAGGCGGTTCTACAAAATACAAATGTATGGTTCAGATGACCAACTATCCGGGTGAAGGTGCCTATATTGTTGTGTCGCTGATTGACCCGAAAGGTGCCTATGAAAAAACACTTTATGTGATGGGATCCGATAAAAAATGGTATAAGGATATTAAAGAATGGTATAAATTCCACTCTAAAAAACCGAGTAACATCAGTGCTATTACAGGTGCTTCCCTTTCCGGAGGAGAACGCAGCGTAACGGTACTGGAACTGGAAGATTCCAAAATCAATTCCGGTTACAGCTTGCGATTTGAAACGGCTGTAGAGAACCAGGAATACAAAGTGAAAGACATCGAATTCCCGCTTACCACGGAAAATGTTTCCGGCAAAAATGACGGTACCGGCTATATCCGTTACGTACGTCTTAGTCCGAATTAA